The DNA sequence TCAAGAATCATTTATTTCTTCGTGATTTTAAGAGGAACATGTTCTTCATGAGCATTTAAATGGTTCATGGTACGTTACAGCGTTTTGTGGCTAGAATTACTGGAATTTGTACGATAACCAGTGAGATGTCAACACCCGGAAATGTTGCAAACCCCACATAAACAAATAGCAAGAAACATGAGTTGCACCAAGCAAGATGTATATTTTGAGGGGGAAACAATTGTTTATTCGTTAATATGAAAAGTCAGTGGGGGGTAGCTACACCTGAAGTAAGCTGAAGGCAGACATCCAGACAGTCGACAAAATCAATCGAACTTGATCCCCCAAATCTTCCAAATTAGTTTTGCTTAAATGTAGCATAACTTGACTCTTTAATCTCGTATCAGCAGACAATACACTCTTCACAACCAGAGCAACAGCTCATAGACTTGAAGAGAACATTCGATTTAGTCGAGTGTATTCTAAGCATCCAAGTATTCATAGAAAAGCAACTACATAGAATGTTCTTCCAAAGAACCAAGTGGCATTGTTATTCATGTTATCTGGTTCAACTAAGGCAAAAATCTGAATCAGACCAGATCAGGAGGTGCAGCATCATCATCTTATCCGAGCCTCCCTAGCACATGCCCCACTGTCTACTTGAGCTACTTCAGATTGTAATGCCTGCTCCAATTTAAATATATATGTGCTAAAAACCCACTTCAATTCAGCATCCATAAGCATCTATCTAACAAATCACCACTAAGAAGGACAACATAGCCTGTCGCATCTCGAGTTCCGCAAAGAAAGAGCAGCTGAAGGTATTGTCAATGCAATAATTTTATCCGAGCTCATAACAGGAGATCATCGTTGATCTATCACAACAGAGAACCAGAAAAAGAATACACTAGGAGCACATTCAAACTCTTTGAAGGACATAGCTAAGTTTTCTCTCTTTCATCTACATTGAAGTGGGTAATTTAAATGCATTAATCTTCATAGCATAAGCTGCATGAGGTTGAACCAAACAATATTTTCTAATCCATAAGTAGGAATGCTTGATCCTCGGAAGAGCATTTCAAGTGCCTACAAATCCATAATCATATTTTCCGCCACCCTAATACTCATTAAAATGGATGGCACCGACTTTCCACACAAGGTAAGTCGTTGCGAACATCACTGTGCTGATTAACACAAACGACAAGGCGATGAAAAACAAATCAACACCACCGGGAAACTGGAATGTGAAGCCCTCCTTTGGCATTCCACGCTTGCTGTCATCCAACAAGTTAGTAGGGGCTTCTGGAAGCCTAGATCTCCTCTTTCCACGATCACTCTCCTTTAGAGCATCCAACACTTTGCTACCCATTTCTGATTTAGATGTCTTTGCTTCTGAGTATCGGCTCAGAACTCGGGCTGCCCTTACTCTCTCTCGTGCTGTTAAGGGTGATCTTCTTGGTGTAGATTGTGACTTGGCATTCAATGACTGATCCTGGTCAGGATTTGAATTAGGGACTGATCCAACGGAAGTTTCGGATGTAAAATCCCTGGAGCTCTCAACACCAATTTCAGAAGCTGATTTTTTAGCATCGCCAGCATTCCTAACTGCAGAGTCCATGGAAAATTGGTCACTCTCCGCAACTGAAAGATGCAATTCCCGACGCGCTCTGCCTAAGCGAGGCATACTCAAAGGGGAGAGAAAGCTGCTTTGCTTGAATTCAGTACGTTTCAGATAAGATGTAGACACCTGCCGGATCCTTACCTGCACCTTTTGAGAAACTTCCATCATATTCAAGAACTCAAGGGAAAGACAGAAAGCGGAATTTTCCAAATCACATAATCTATACATGTAAGTAGCTTAAAAGTTTCAGTGCAACTGCATCTGTTTCATGCCACTACTTCAGGAAGCCCCACATGGAAGTTCACTATAGCCTGCTCAAGCTATGAAATGCCTATCATTAAAGCTCTTCCAGAACAAGAAAGTGTAACGGCAGCAACTTAACGATTTAGTTGTAAAGTAGGTTGCGGGGAAGGGGTAGAAGTTTATTAAAGAGCATAAACTTctgaaacaaaagaatgacTCCTCTAAGCTTCCACGTGAAACATATAATCTTACGTAAATGTGGCAAGATAGACATCTACAGGAAGTAATTCGATATTTGTCTGATGACCAAGTTTCATTTGAACAATTTTATAATGGTTCCAAGGATTTACAAAAGGAGAATTAATATCTTTGCATGGATCCAAAGTACATATTCAAATTACATCAATCATTTTGTCTAGTTACAGTTATAAGCATCTTTTCCTTTAAAGCACTGGCAGGACAGACCATTGACTCCACCAAGTTGAGCACTATCTTGTCACATGATAACTCTGTTTCTAGATCATTACTCTCTAATGTGCCAGCTATTTCTTATAAGGACAGAATTGCATTGTTCCAAGCatatttcttattatttatttggatCTTGACCAGCGTAATGTTTGAAATGCTGCGGTTCAACTCCCAGACAAGCGACTTAAACAATTCCCAACACTTCAACCTTCAACTTAGTTtttttggaactcaagcgcaaAGATCATCTTGATTCATTGGCAGCAAACTAAGTTGATACAATCAATGAGCGCAGTCATTCTTTCATGCGGCAAAATAATTGaagtgatgcaaatgtgctaaatTAACTACAGTTAAGCATGTCTGCGTATCTGCGGATGCTATTGGATTGAAGTCCTTAAACATCAAACACTCGACGCCTCAAGTTCAAAGAATTTCTAAGCAACACTTCGCCTTCTTAAGCTGCTACACATAACTATCAGAAATAAATAACGGAAAAATTGCTGCCTAACATAAGGATACATAGTTCCATCTCGTTATGATAACTATGGCTATTGAGAAGATTTATATATCATGAGGAGAATTAGTTCATCAACGAAAACTTTCATCCTTTGGTTCCCACCTTGTATGTATATTGCAAACTCATCATCAAGACAATCTACAGCGCAGAAGATGATAAACAGAAGAAAGAGAGATAAAAGTCCAGCCTTTTAACTCGCTGAAGCAAAGAATCAAGAAGCAGCTAAATGGGTGTTCCCATACAATGAAGACAAGCTCATCTGAGCAGAAGCAAACGAGCCTTCACTATGCCTCACCTTGTAGCCGAAACCCAAGACGGAGTTCGAGGAAACAGCCATAGTTGTGGTTGTTCTACGGTCCAACCATGAGACGCAGAGGGAAGCTGCGCTTGAGGTGGGTGTGTGGCCGCAGTGGAGTTTAGTCTCCGAGGACTGGATGATCCACAGGGATTGAAGGAGATGACAGCTTTATATATGGCCCCAGATACTGGGCGTTGTCGACACCTCggcctccttttctttttctacttttctttttcccccgaGACGAGTTTTGATAAACACAAATTAGGATCACAATTCTTTTTCTGAATTTCAATCAAAAgagtttacttttctttttccttttttcactaAGAGATAATTCCTTATGCGAAGGGTTGCAACCTAATACGATGCTATAAGCCGGTTCCATTTCGAAATTCTTACGAGCAATATTCGGATCACGCGGTGTTTATATTAGTTGATAAATTACAAATATAATGCTCACGTGCAGTGATCGAGGTTTCTTGTAGAAATTATAGTTTTCAAAGATAGTAAC is a window from the Rhodamnia argentea isolate NSW1041297 chromosome 8, ASM2092103v1, whole genome shotgun sequence genome containing:
- the LOC115748187 gene encoding uncharacterized protein LOC115748187 isoform X1, with product MAVSSNSVLGFGYKVQVRIRQVSTSYLKRTEFKQSSFLSPLSMPRLGRARRELHLSVAESDQFSMDSAVRNAGDAKKSASEIGVESSRDFTSETSVGSVPNSNPDQDQSLNAKSQSTPRRSPLTARERVRAARVLSRYSEAKTSKSEMGSKVLDALKESDRGKRRSRLPEAPTNLLDDSKRGMPKEGFTFQFPGGVDLFFIALSFVLISTVMFATTYLVWKVGAIHFNEY
- the LOC115748187 gene encoding uncharacterized protein LOC115748187 isoform X2; amino-acid sequence: MAVSSNSVLGFGYKVRIRQVSTSYLKRTEFKQSSFLSPLSMPRLGRARRELHLSVAESDQFSMDSAVRNAGDAKKSASEIGVESSRDFTSETSVGSVPNSNPDQDQSLNAKSQSTPRRSPLTARERVRAARVLSRYSEAKTSKSEMGSKVLDALKESDRGKRRSRLPEAPTNLLDDSKRGMPKEGFTFQFPGGVDLFFIALSFVLISTVMFATTYLVWKVGAIHFNEY